The following coding sequences are from one Candidatus Nitrohelix vancouverensis window:
- a CDS encoding ABC transporter permease encodes MDSWTRFKDLFICLVLRPMRAEPFRLLMTVSGVAVGVAVFLSIQLANQQTLSSFEESVDIALGRSDAVIHFDGVAFDETVLQKLAPLRDSIRAYPVIEGYGVEKQSGETVEILGVDLLQDSGIRDFTLKRETPGLKGLLPLIMDPKGIILPGKFIPGSDFKPGDAVEFFIHSQSKTLNVNAVLENRGVARALNGNFALMDIAAAQLTFDRIGKLDRIDIEFLGDDDFDSMKEKISAVLPDYFRVDRPERKTQQVGKMLRAFQYNLTALSFVALLVALYLIYNMIALSVVRRRGEIGTLRALGASPILPAAIFILEAAIIGVVGSAIGVWLGHYLAQFALGAVSITVNNLYAPSYANQVEFQWDQSIFHFILGVVLSAGSAIIPAWDAASTPPTLVMRRGSYDLKIFRGNRRLNLAAVAALVLALVCSLAPPIGGFPYFGFFAVFLIILGLSLIAPIALLTTRDALSGLCKKCFGGEGLLACMNLSQNVGRNALAISSLAIAFMMVISMSIMVHSFRETVIVWLEQTLRADLFVKPAGGRDIDYKQTLSANMAQSIRDIPGVAQADFFRAIDISYEDQPAVLGSGDFNALSRYGNLVIKEGPPASELATLMVGQDRAIVSEAFALKHNVGPPDRLSLNTPGGPLELEIVAIYFDYSRERGYVIIDRQSFLKYYQDPDINSFVVYLEDKKFLLPVRQRILEIFDDRQLTIRSNEELRKDVIDIFDKTFAITYSLEVIAVFVAALGLFNTLISLVIERKREIGILRMIGAFKHQVRRLILIEAGLLGLVGSILGICAGVVVSYILIYVINKQSFGWTIQVHFPFAFMIAITLFFWIVSLGSGLFPARLASRLNPKEAVRAE; translated from the coding sequence ATGGATTCCTGGACTCGATTTAAAGACCTGTTCATCTGTCTGGTGCTTCGCCCCATGCGCGCGGAGCCCTTTCGCCTGTTGATGACGGTGTCCGGCGTCGCCGTTGGCGTCGCCGTGTTCCTCAGCATTCAGCTGGCGAACCAGCAGACCCTGTCTTCTTTTGAAGAGAGCGTCGACATCGCTCTGGGTCGTTCCGACGCGGTGATCCATTTCGACGGCGTGGCCTTTGACGAAACGGTCTTGCAAAAGCTGGCGCCCTTGCGCGATTCGATCCGCGCCTATCCGGTCATCGAAGGTTATGGCGTCGAAAAACAATCCGGCGAAACGGTTGAAATCCTCGGCGTCGATCTCCTGCAGGACAGCGGTATTCGCGATTTCACATTGAAGCGCGAAACGCCGGGTCTCAAGGGATTGCTCCCCTTAATCATGGATCCCAAAGGAATCATTTTGCCGGGAAAATTCATCCCCGGCTCGGATTTCAAACCCGGCGACGCGGTTGAGTTTTTTATTCACAGCCAGAGCAAGACGCTGAACGTCAACGCCGTTCTGGAGAACCGGGGAGTGGCCCGCGCATTGAACGGCAACTTCGCGCTCATGGACATCGCCGCGGCGCAACTGACCTTCGACCGCATCGGCAAGCTCGACCGCATCGACATCGAGTTTCTTGGCGACGATGATTTCGATTCCATGAAGGAAAAAATCAGCGCCGTTCTTCCCGACTATTTTCGCGTCGACCGCCCCGAACGCAAGACCCAGCAGGTCGGCAAAATGTTGCGCGCCTTTCAATACAACCTGACCGCGCTGAGCTTTGTCGCCTTACTGGTCGCGCTCTATCTCATCTACAACATGATCGCGCTGTCGGTTGTGCGCCGTCGCGGGGAAATCGGAACCCTGCGCGCCCTCGGCGCGTCGCCGATATTGCCCGCCGCCATTTTCATACTTGAAGCCGCCATCATCGGCGTTGTCGGCTCCGCCATCGGCGTCTGGCTCGGTCATTACCTCGCTCAATTCGCGCTCGGAGCCGTCTCCATCACCGTCAACAATTTGTATGCGCCAAGCTACGCCAACCAGGTGGAATTCCAATGGGATCAATCCATTTTCCATTTCATTCTCGGCGTCGTTCTGTCTGCGGGATCAGCCATCATCCCCGCCTGGGACGCGGCGTCCACCCCGCCCACGCTGGTGATGCGACGCGGCAGTTACGATCTTAAAATTTTTCGCGGCAATCGGCGCCTGAACCTTGCCGCCGTTGCGGCTCTGGTTCTGGCTCTGGTCTGTTCGCTGGCGCCGCCCATTGGCGGCTTCCCTTATTTCGGATTCTTCGCCGTTTTTCTCATCATCCTCGGCCTGTCCCTGATCGCTCCCATCGCTCTGCTGACGACACGCGACGCTCTGAGCGGCCTTTGCAAAAAATGCTTTGGCGGCGAAGGCCTGCTGGCCTGCATGAATTTATCCCAAAACGTCGGGCGCAACGCCCTGGCCATCTCCTCGCTTGCCATCGCCTTCATGATGGTTATCAGCATGTCCATCATGGTTCACAGTTTTCGTGAAACGGTGATCGTCTGGCTCGAACAGACCCTGCGCGCTGATCTGTTCGTCAAGCCCGCGGGCGGACGCGATATCGACTACAAGCAAACCCTGTCCGCGAACATGGCTCAGAGCATTCGCGATATCCCCGGCGTCGCGCAGGCGGATTTTTTTCGCGCCATCGACATCAGTTACGAAGATCAACCCGCCGTGCTTGGCTCCGGCGATTTCAACGCGCTTTCGCGTTATGGCAATCTGGTCATCAAGGAAGGGCCTCCCGCCAGCGAACTGGCGACGCTGATGGTCGGTCAGGACCGCGCCATCGTGTCGGAGGCCTTTGCGCTCAAGCACAATGTCGGGCCGCCGGATCGTCTGAGCCTGAATACGCCGGGAGGACCGCTGGAGCTTGAGATCGTCGCGATTTATTTCGACTATTCGCGCGAGCGCGGCTATGTGATCATCGACCGCCAGAGTTTTTTAAAATACTATCAGGACCCGGACATCAACAGCTTCGTCGTTTATCTGGAAGATAAAAAATTTCTGCTTCCGGTTCGACAACGCATACTTGAAATTTTTGACGACCGGCAATTGACCATTCGCTCGAATGAAGAACTGCGCAAGGACGTGATCGATATTTTCGACAAGACCTTTGCCATCACCTATTCGCTGGAGGTGATCGCGGTTTTTGTCGCCGCGCTGGGACTGTTCAATACCCTCATTTCTCTGGTGATCGAACGAAAGCGCGAGATTGGAATTTTACGCATGATCGGGGCCTTCAAACATCAGGTGCGACGATTGATACTGATCGAAGCGGGACTGCTGGGCCTGGTCGGCTCCATACTGGGAATCTGCGCAGGCGTCGTGGTTTCCTACATCCTCATTTATGTGATCAACAAGCAATCCTTTGGATGGACCATTCAGGTGCATTTCCCCTTTGCCTTCATGATCGCCATCACCCTGTTCTTCTGGATCGTGTCGCTCGGCTCCGGTCTGTTCCCGGCCCGGCTGGCCTCGCGCCTGAACCCGAAAGAAGCGGTGCGCGCAGAATAG
- a CDS encoding pyridoxal phosphate-dependent aminotransferase: protein MGISKKVGGMLEQASWIRKMFEEGARLKKEFGEQNVFDLSLGNPVLEPPKKMRKAIILAAEDETPGQHRYMPNAGLVEVREAVARVNAPECGVQLNLDDVVMTCGAAGGLNVVLKSLLDPGDEVIIFAPYFVEYLFYADNHGGKAVAVPTHDDFTLDLDALAKAITPQTKAVLINSPNNPTGVVYSKESIKALSAVLKEQAAKFGTSIYLISDDPYKKIIFGDVETPHIFKYYDNSIYVTSHSKDLALAGERIGYALVHPKADEAKKLVAAMIFCTRVLGFVNAPALIQRALVGSLNESVDASIYEKKRDMLYKALCDIGYEVVKPGGAFYFFPKSPIEDEVQFCRMLAEEKTLAVPGRGFGSPGYFRLSYCLPDLTLEGAVHGLRAAFEKATQQAS, encoded by the coding sequence ATGGGTATTTCTAAAAAAGTTGGGGGCATGCTGGAGCAGGCCTCCTGGATTCGTAAAATGTTTGAAGAAGGCGCCCGGCTCAAAAAAGAGTTTGGCGAACAGAACGTGTTTGACCTGTCGCTGGGCAACCCGGTTCTGGAGCCGCCGAAGAAAATGCGCAAGGCGATCATTCTAGCGGCAGAGGATGAAACCCCGGGCCAGCATCGTTACATGCCAAACGCGGGGCTGGTGGAAGTGCGCGAAGCGGTCGCGCGCGTCAATGCGCCGGAATGCGGCGTGCAATTGAATCTGGACGACGTGGTGATGACCTGCGGCGCGGCGGGCGGATTGAACGTGGTTCTCAAGTCCCTGCTCGATCCCGGAGACGAGGTGATTATTTTCGCTCCGTATTTTGTCGAGTATCTTTTTTACGCCGACAATCACGGCGGCAAGGCCGTAGCCGTTCCTACGCACGACGATTTCACGCTCGATCTGGACGCGCTGGCGAAGGCGATCACGCCTCAAACCAAAGCCGTGCTCATCAATTCGCCGAACAACCCGACCGGCGTTGTGTATTCAAAAGAATCGATCAAGGCGTTGAGCGCCGTGCTGAAAGAGCAGGCCGCCAAATTTGGGACTTCAATCTATTTGATCTCGGACGACCCCTATAAAAAAATTATTTTTGGAGACGTCGAGACGCCGCATATTTTCAAGTATTACGACAACTCGATTTATGTGACCTCGCATTCCAAAGACCTGGCGCTGGCGGGAGAACGCATCGGCTACGCGCTCGTGCATCCGAAAGCCGACGAGGCGAAAAAACTGGTGGCGGCGATGATTTTCTGCACCCGCGTATTGGGCTTCGTCAACGCGCCGGCCTTGATTCAGCGCGCGCTGGTGGGTTCCCTCAATGAAAGCGTGGATGCGTCCATCTATGAGAAAAAACGCGACATGCTCTATAAAGCCTTGTGCGACATTGGCTACGAGGTGGTGAAGCCGGGCGGCGCCTTCTATTTTTTCCCGAAATCTCCGATTGAAGACGAAGTGCAATTCTGCCGAATGCTGGCGGAAGAAAAAACGCTGGCGGTGCCGGGTCGCGGTTTTGGTTCGCCAGGATATTTCCGCCTCTCCTACTGCCTGCCGGATCTGACGCTTGAAGGCGCCGTGCATGGATTGCGCGCGGCGTTTGAAAAGGCGACTCAGCAGGCGTCGTAG
- a CDS encoding tetratricopeptide repeat protein: protein MTNFFRWCTIFLILLATTTAQAESLTGLYNEAEVLEKDGFYSEAAEAYEKVLKAQAKGEEAHLARLKLSSLYLRLFRLQEGVEKAREVAEQDPENFDAFFHLANAYAVMKRYPEAAEAFGKTAQIRPDEGLGLMGQALAMFADNKLDAAVELVLKAKDLFKKKRNIPWHRNARIMVNQMNNFEKYPDSFAHLWLENNFKLIAETYQKAIFNH, encoded by the coding sequence ATGACGAATTTCTTTCGATGGTGCACGATCTTTCTGATTCTGCTGGCGACGACCACCGCGCAAGCAGAATCCCTGACCGGGCTTTACAACGAGGCGGAGGTTCTTGAAAAGGACGGCTTCTATTCGGAAGCGGCGGAAGCCTATGAAAAGGTATTGAAGGCGCAGGCGAAGGGCGAAGAGGCGCATCTGGCCCGATTGAAATTATCCAGTTTGTATCTGCGTTTGTTTCGACTTCAGGAAGGCGTTGAAAAAGCCCGCGAGGTGGCCGAACAGGACCCTGAAAACTTCGATGCCTTTTTTCATCTGGCAAATGCTTATGCGGTGATGAAACGTTACCCGGAAGCGGCGGAAGCGTTCGGGAAGACCGCGCAAATTCGACCCGATGAAGGTTTGGGGCTGATGGGACAGGCCCTGGCGATGTTTGCCGACAATAAACTCGACGCGGCGGTAGAGCTGGTCTTAAAGGCCAAGGACTTGTTCAAGAAGAAACGCAATATTCCCTGGCACCGAAACGCGCGAATCATGGTGAACCAGATGAACAATTTTGAAAAATACCCGGACAGTTTTGCTCATCTGTGGCTTGAAAATAACTTTAAATTAATCGCAGAAACCTACCAGAAAGCCATTTTCAATCACTGA
- a CDS encoding bacteriohemerythrin, which translates to MQYVTPKNDTQTRSTITINGWLFGLAGVMSAGMILMLLMPALSLSIAALFVIAGFVMASTIGGRLTNRLNRLIDRIEATANGDFSQVLHDARNDGLDRAHHALNQVDGTLSILCAFVEGLGNGGLPSVETVKGLQSPLGGKILRSKQTLDQMSLQMEALVEADLDNPVLNEPAGGALGARCYQLSQNLKSVGIAQNGTKGLQAERRKSWVDLVNTEEIERLRENNILLKSIIEQMPFNVMYADREFNLVYMNPASMDTLRTFENLLPDKVENLIGQSIDIFHKNAERNRKILSDPRNLPHTAEIQLGREALALNIYPLYGEGGQYLGPMVTWDKITEKMKMEAAQRKAEEEKREVVMQVTSIVRSLGLSSDELSTVSQNLSVDASVTAKLSGEVSGRAQEVSANIQSVAAGAEEMTASIKEIALSTEKATKVTEQAVQEAKKTSRSISELGDSSAEIGEVIKVINSIADQTNLLALNATIEAARATEDIRKRVEAIQCDSQQAVSSVSGIVSIVEEINDISNTIASAIEEQTATTNEMGRNIQEAAQGSLQIADNTQKVAQSANATNAGAQDTESASRQLSTMSSQLQDMVVGFGVDDFILWDDKYKVGVEVVDSQHKQLFDLINELYKAFNEGHAQERITKVMDGLVKYTGYHFREEEALMEQAGYPDLEAHKEKHRKLVAQVMNYQRQLNEGELDDGALLKFLKEWLSNHIMGVDKFYVSHMHRHGIR; encoded by the coding sequence ATGCAATACGTAACACCGAAAAACGATACGCAAACCCGTTCCACGATCACTATAAACGGTTGGCTATTCGGCCTGGCGGGGGTAATGAGCGCAGGAATGATTCTCATGCTGTTGATGCCAGCGCTCAGCTTAAGCATTGCGGCCCTGTTCGTCATAGCGGGTTTCGTCATGGCTTCGACAATTGGCGGCCGATTGACGAATCGGTTGAATCGCCTGATCGATCGAATCGAAGCGACTGCGAACGGAGATTTCAGTCAAGTATTGCATGATGCGCGAAACGATGGCCTCGACCGCGCGCATCATGCTCTGAATCAGGTGGACGGAACGCTCTCGATATTGTGCGCCTTTGTTGAGGGGTTGGGTAACGGAGGCCTGCCCAGCGTTGAGACGGTGAAAGGTTTGCAGAGCCCGCTGGGAGGCAAGATACTGCGATCCAAACAAACGCTGGATCAGATGTCGCTTCAGATGGAAGCGCTGGTCGAAGCGGATCTCGACAACCCCGTACTGAATGAGCCCGCGGGAGGCGCCCTGGGCGCGCGTTGTTATCAGTTATCGCAGAATCTCAAATCGGTGGGGATAGCGCAAAATGGAACGAAGGGCTTGCAGGCTGAGCGCCGGAAAAGTTGGGTGGATCTTGTCAATACAGAAGAGATAGAACGACTGAGAGAAAACAACATTCTGCTCAAATCAATCATTGAGCAAATGCCGTTCAATGTGATGTATGCAGATCGTGAATTCAATCTGGTCTACATGAATCCTGCGTCGATGGATACCTTGAGAACCTTTGAAAACCTTCTGCCAGACAAGGTCGAGAATCTGATAGGGCAATCCATCGATATTTTTCACAAGAACGCAGAGCGCAATAGAAAAATATTGTCCGACCCGCGCAACCTGCCGCACACGGCGGAGATTCAATTGGGCAGGGAGGCCTTGGCGCTGAACATATATCCCCTTTATGGAGAAGGCGGGCAGTATCTGGGGCCGATGGTGACCTGGGATAAGATCACTGAAAAAATGAAAATGGAGGCGGCGCAACGTAAAGCGGAAGAAGAGAAAAGAGAGGTGGTCATGCAGGTGACCTCGATCGTCCGGTCGCTGGGCCTGTCTTCGGACGAACTTTCCACTGTCAGCCAGAACCTGAGCGTGGATGCTTCTGTTACGGCAAAACTGTCCGGGGAAGTTTCGGGTCGGGCGCAAGAGGTTAGCGCGAATATTCAATCAGTGGCCGCGGGAGCCGAGGAAATGACCGCCAGCATCAAGGAAATCGCATTGAGCACAGAGAAAGCGACCAAGGTCACGGAGCAGGCCGTGCAAGAGGCTAAAAAGACCAGCCGCTCGATCAGCGAACTTGGCGACAGTAGCGCTGAAATTGGCGAAGTCATCAAAGTCATCAATTCCATCGCAGACCAAACGAATTTGCTGGCTTTGAACGCGACCATAGAAGCGGCGCGGGCGACGGAGGATATTCGGAAACGAGTGGAAGCGATCCAGTGCGACTCACAACAGGCGGTCTCTTCCGTATCGGGCATAGTGTCTATAGTGGAAGAAATCAACGACATCTCTAATACGATTGCCAGCGCCATAGAGGAACAGACGGCGACCACGAATGAAATGGGTCGCAATATTCAAGAAGCGGCGCAGGGGAGTTTGCAAATTGCGGACAATACACAGAAAGTGGCGCAGTCTGCAAATGCAACCAACGCCGGCGCGCAGGACACCGAATCGGCTTCCCGGCAACTGTCAACCATGTCTTCGCAATTGCAGGACATGGTTGTCGGCTTTGGCGTGGACGATTTCATATTGTGGGACGACAAGTACAAGGTCGGCGTTGAAGTGGTGGACAGTCAGCATAAGCAATTGTTCGACTTGATCAATGAACTCTACAAAGCCTTCAATGAAGGCCATGCGCAGGAACGGATAACGAAGGTTATGGATGGGCTGGTCAAATACACGGGTTACCATTTTCGCGAGGAGGAAGCCCTGATGGAACAAGCGGGCTACCCGGATCTGGAAGCTCACAAGGAGAAGCATCGTAAGCTGGTCGCGCAAGTCATGAATTATCAGCGTCAGTTAAATGAAGGAGAGTTGGACGACGGAGCCTTGCTGAAATTTCTCAAGGAATGGCTGTCCAATCACATCATGGGAGTGGACAAGTTTTACGTGTCGCACATGCATCGCCACGGAATTCGTTGA
- the aroF gene encoding 3-deoxy-7-phosphoheptulonate synthase, whose protein sequence is MIIVMKSHATGEEIDAVEKRIQELGYTAHKIVGVERTVIGAVGDERGKDRLQTIESMAGVESVSPILKPYKLASREVRPEPSEINCAGRMVGGKALMMIAGPCSVESTEQICLTARSVRDAGANFMRGGAYKPRTSPYSFQGLAEEGLKMLAEARKDSGLPIVTEVMNPREVDLVAEYADVMQVGARNVQNFSLLKELGKIDKPILLKRGLMTTIKEFLMSAEYILSEGNSQIILCERGIRTFETATRNTLDISCIPVLKQETHLPVIVDPSHATGYWHLVASMSKASIAAGADGLMIEVHPDPANAFSDGPQSLKPTKYAQLMKELKPFAELMGRSIG, encoded by the coding sequence ATGATTATAGTAATGAAGTCCCATGCAACAGGGGAAGAAATTGATGCGGTAGAGAAACGAATTCAGGAATTGGGTTACACGGCGCATAAAATCGTCGGCGTGGAGCGCACGGTCATCGGCGCCGTCGGCGACGAACGAGGCAAGGACCGTTTGCAGACGATCGAGTCCATGGCGGGCGTGGAGAGCGTTTCTCCAATTCTCAAACCTTACAAGCTGGCCAGTCGCGAGGTTCGACCGGAACCTTCCGAGATCAACTGCGCGGGCCGGATGGTGGGCGGCAAGGCCTTGATGATGATCGCCGGACCGTGTTCGGTGGAATCCACAGAGCAGATTTGTTTGACGGCGCGCTCGGTGCGAGACGCGGGCGCCAATTTCATGCGCGGCGGCGCGTACAAGCCGCGAACCTCTCCCTACAGCTTTCAGGGTTTGGCGGAAGAAGGGTTGAAAATGCTGGCGGAGGCGCGCAAGGATTCCGGTCTGCCCATCGTGACGGAGGTGATGAACCCGCGCGAAGTCGATCTGGTTGCGGAATATGCGGATGTCATGCAGGTGGGCGCGCGCAACGTGCAGAATTTTTCCCTGCTCAAAGAGTTGGGCAAGATCGACAAGCCGATTTTGCTGAAGCGCGGCTTGATGACGACGATCAAGGAGTTTCTGATGTCGGCGGAGTACATTTTGTCGGAAGGCAATTCCCAGATCATTTTATGCGAACGCGGCATCCGGACTTTTGAGACGGCGACGCGCAACACGCTGGACATCAGCTGTATCCCGGTGCTCAAGCAGGAGACGCACCTTCCTGTGATTGTCGATCCGAGCCACGCGACGGGCTACTGGCACCTGGTCGCCTCCATGTCGAAAGCGTCCATCGCCGCTGGGGCGGACGGTTTGATGATTGAAGTGCATCCTGACCCGGCGAATGCGTTTTCGGACGGTCCGCAGTCCCTGAAACCGACAAAATATGCGCAATTGATGAAGGAGTTGAAACCGTTCGCCGAGTTGATGGGCCGAAGCATTGGTTAA
- the orn gene encoding oligoribonuclease, protein MGKKSSNNMVWMDLEMTGLDVEKEVIIEIATIITDSELNVLAKAPCMAIHQPDEILERMDEWNTRHHNASGLVQRVRQSHITVEEAERQTLRVIKEFCPPNAVPLCGNSVSQDRKFLEKYMKELYAHLHYRSIDVTSIKEVIRRWYPEGPQFPKKSNAHMASVDIQESLDELIFYRKHYFSDEVMNAVNVGRDHSSS, encoded by the coding sequence TTGGGTAAGAAATCCTCCAACAATATGGTCTGGATGGATCTGGAAATGACAGGGCTGGACGTCGAGAAAGAAGTCATCATTGAAATCGCAACGATCATCACCGATAGCGAATTGAATGTGCTGGCCAAGGCGCCGTGCATGGCGATCCACCAGCCGGATGAGATTCTGGAGCGCATGGACGAATGGAACACTCGCCACCACAATGCGTCGGGACTGGTTCAACGAGTCCGACAATCCCATATCACAGTCGAAGAGGCGGAACGGCAGACCTTGAGAGTCATCAAGGAATTCTGCCCTCCCAACGCCGTGCCCCTGTGCGGCAATTCGGTGTCGCAGGATCGTAAATTTCTTGAAAAATACATGAAAGAATTATACGCTCATCTGCATTATCGAAGCATCGACGTCACGTCGATCAAGGAAGTGATTCGCCGCTGGTATCCTGAAGGTCCGCAGTTCCCAAAGAAAAGCAACGCTCATATGGCGAGCGTGGATATTCAGGAATCTCTGGATGAATTGATTTTTTATCGTAAACATTATTTTTCCGACGAAGTGATGAACGCTGTCAACGTCGGTCGAGATCATTCAAGTTCATGA
- the msrP gene encoding protein-methionine-sulfoxide reductase catalytic subunit MsrP: MSHLILPKGWNSPERDITPEHVYQNRREFLQLMGLAAGGIAGALMPSSVSAAENLLGFFDSKDSQQLRLPSIKGLERNLEYQVNRPITYETVAQKYNNFYEFTSVKDKVWKEVNEFKTRPWQITIDGLVAHPLKMDVDELIKLMPLEERVYRHRCVETWAMVAPWSGFPMEALIKKVEPSSKAKYVKFTSFLDPEIAPGQNPVTPQPWPYTEALTLQEANNELTFLATGIYGRLQPPQHGAPIRLVAPWKYGFKGIKSIVRIEFTETKPATFWNTLIPNEYDFEANVNPSIPHPRWSQKREKMIGTNDIYATQLYNGYGEYVSYMY; encoded by the coding sequence ATGAGCCATCTCATATTGCCAAAAGGCTGGAACTCACCCGAGCGGGACATCACGCCCGAACATGTTTACCAGAATCGAAGAGAGTTTCTTCAATTGATGGGCCTTGCCGCTGGCGGAATTGCCGGCGCTCTCATGCCTTCGTCTGTATCGGCGGCGGAGAATCTGCTGGGCTTCTTTGACTCAAAAGATTCGCAACAACTGCGCTTGCCTTCCATCAAAGGATTAGAGCGCAACCTGGAATACCAGGTCAATCGCCCCATCACCTACGAAACCGTCGCCCAGAAATATAATAATTTTTACGAGTTCACTTCGGTAAAAGACAAGGTCTGGAAAGAGGTCAACGAGTTCAAGACCCGCCCCTGGCAAATCACCATAGACGGCCTGGTCGCCCATCCTTTAAAAATGGATGTGGATGAATTGATCAAACTGATGCCACTTGAAGAACGCGTCTATCGGCATCGTTGCGTCGAGACCTGGGCGATGGTCGCGCCCTGGAGCGGCTTCCCGATGGAAGCTCTGATTAAAAAAGTCGAACCCAGCTCCAAAGCCAAATACGTCAAATTCACCAGTTTTCTCGATCCTGAAATTGCCCCGGGCCAGAACCCGGTAACGCCGCAACCCTGGCCCTACACGGAAGCCTTGACCCTTCAGGAAGCGAATAATGAGCTGACCTTCCTGGCGACTGGCATTTACGGTCGCTTGCAACCGCCTCAGCATGGCGCGCCGATTCGACTTGTTGCGCCGTGGAAATACGGTTTCAAGGGAATCAAATCCATCGTCCGTATTGAATTCACAGAGACCAAACCGGCCACCTTCTGGAACACGCTGATTCCGAATGAATACGACTTCGAAGCGAACGTCAACCCTTCGATCCCGCACCCGCGCTGGTCGCAAAAACGCGAGAAGATGATCGGCACCAACGACATCTACGCGACGCAACTCTACAACGGTTACGGCGAATACGTCTCCTACATGTACTAG
- a CDS encoding ABC transporter ATP-binding protein, with product MTSDVIIELNGVSKSYSAGEQNVVALSAVNLHLRRKDFAVVMGPSGGGKTTLLNCLGGLDRPDRGEIIVNGASLSQLNDSRLTELRRNEIGFVFQFFNLLPTLTLWENIELPLLLSHTASGGQQRIAELLDYVGLKDRARSFPAELSGGQMQRVAIARALVAQPSILLADEPTGNLDSENGERIMELMKRASSDYGATVILATHNPQMTPYGNRSFEIRDGVLKENN from the coding sequence ATGACAAGCGACGTTATTATTGAATTGAACGGAGTCTCCAAATCCTATTCTGCTGGAGAACAGAATGTCGTCGCCCTGAGCGCGGTCAACCTGCATCTGCGGCGAAAAGATTTTGCCGTGGTCATGGGCCCCAGCGGCGGCGGCAAAACCACTCTGCTGAATTGCCTGGGCGGACTCGACCGACCGGACCGCGGGGAGATCATCGTCAACGGCGCGTCCTTATCGCAATTGAACGATTCCCGACTGACGGAACTGCGCCGCAATGAAATTGGTTTCGTTTTCCAATTCTTCAATCTGCTCCCGACGCTGACGCTCTGGGAGAACATCGAACTGCCGCTCCTGCTCTCGCACACCGCCAGCGGCGGTCAACAACGTATTGCCGAATTGCTCGACTATGTCGGCCTGAAAGACCGCGCGCGCTCTTTTCCCGCCGAACTTTCCGGCGGGCAGATGCAGAGGGTCGCCATCGCCCGCGCGCTCGTGGCGCAACCTTCGATCCTGCTGGCGGACGAACCGACGGGCAATCTCGACTCTGAAAACGGCGAACGCATCATGGAACTCATGAAACGCGCTTCTTCGGATTACGGCGCCACCGTCATCCTCGCCACGCACAACCCGCAAATGACACCCTACGGAAACCGCAGTTTTGAAATCCGGGACGGCGTCCTGAAAGAAAATAATTAA
- a CDS encoding 2Fe-2S iron-sulfur cluster binding domain-containing protein — protein sequence MGIKIGHSDSEENQTPESVTIRLNRKEHTIPCAEGQTILNAVMRAGLEPPASCVDGVCGTCMGRLLEGKVEMDKFDAMHDTDFKRNHVLTCQSVLLTQTAFVDYDAC from the coding sequence ATGGGAATCAAAATCGGACATTCGGATTCCGAAGAAAATCAAACGCCGGAATCCGTCACCATTCGCCTGAACCGCAAGGAGCATACAATACCCTGCGCCGAGGGCCAAACGATATTAAACGCCGTCATGCGCGCCGGGCTGGAACCGCCCGCCTCCTGCGTGGACGGCGTCTGCGGCACCTGCATGGGCCGCCTGCTCGAAGGGAAAGTGGAAATGGATAAATTCGACGCGATGCACGATACCGATTTCAAACGCAATCATGTCCTGACCTGCCAGTCGGTGCTTCTCACGCAAACCGCCTTCGTCGACTACGACGCCTGCTGA